A window of the Deferrivibrio essentukiensis genome harbors these coding sequences:
- a CDS encoding four helix bundle protein: protein MSLTTFRDLEIWKISKDLAVYIYRITENELFKKDFNLRDQVRRSAVSIPSNIAEGYERNTKKDFIRFLYISKGSLSELQTQIEIAKELNYLKLGEFDKIESICQRLAGMITNFIRYHDENK, encoded by the coding sequence ATGAGTTTAACTACTTTTAGAGATTTAGAAATTTGGAAGATATCGAAAGATTTGGCTGTTTATATATACAGAATAACTGAAAATGAGTTGTTTAAAAAAGATTTTAATTTGAGAGATCAAGTAAGAAGGTCTGCTGTTTCTATTCCTTCTAATATAGCAGAAGGTTATGAAAGAAATACTAAAAAAGATTTTATAAGGTTTTTATATATTTCTAAAGGTTCATTAAGCGAATTGCAAACACAAATAGAAATAGCTAAGGAACTTAATTATCTGAAATTGGGTGAATTTGATAAAATTGAAAGTATTTGCCAAAGATTAGCAGGAATGATTACAAATTTTATAAGGTATCACGATGAAAATAAATAA
- the pseC gene encoding UDP-4-amino-4,6-dideoxy-N-acetyl-beta-L-altrosamine transaminase, with protein MKINKTSKHQNIKASNPRAVPYGKQSIDNDDIQALVEVLKSNFITQGPKIKEFEDKLAEYCGAKYAVAFNSGTSALHGAYFATGLSKDDEFITSPMTFAATSNAGVYLGARPIFVDIEEDTGNIDCEKIEGKITNKTKLIVPIHYAGHPCDMTKIKEIADKYNLKVVEDGCHALGAKLKVQSSRFKVQRSTFNVGSCQFSDMTVFSFHPVKHITTGEGGAVLTNKQEYYEKLLMFRNHGITKDSSKFNVQSSTFVGEWYYEMQLLGYNYRMTDIQAALGVSQLKKLDSFVEKRRGIVQKYNEIFVNNPYFELPVEKEYAHNSYHLYPIKLKDSLKQKKRELFNKLRECGVGVQVHYIPVYFHPFYQDLGYENGLCPKAEEFYRSEISLPIFPGMTNEELDFVVNKVQEVFESL; from the coding sequence ATGAAAATAAATAAAACATCAAAACATCAAAACATCAAAGCGTCAAATCCCAGAGCAGTCCCCTACGGAAAACAATCTATAGACAACGATGACATACAGGCCTTAGTTGAAGTTTTAAAGTCAAACTTTATTACTCAAGGACCAAAAATTAAAGAATTCGAAGATAAATTGGCAGAGTATTGCGGTGCTAAATATGCGGTAGCATTTAATAGCGGGACATCAGCACTGCACGGAGCATATTTTGCCACCGGGTTGTCCAAAGATGACGAATTTATAACTTCACCTATGACTTTTGCCGCTACAAGTAATGCAGGAGTATATTTAGGTGCAAGACCAATATTTGTAGATATTGAAGAAGATACCGGAAATATAGATTGTGAGAAAATAGAAGGCAAAATCACAAATAAGACAAAGTTGATCGTCCCTATTCATTATGCAGGTCATCCTTGTGATATGACAAAAATAAAAGAAATTGCTGATAAATATAATTTGAAAGTAGTGGAAGATGGATGCCATGCTTTAGGGGCAAAGCTTAAGGTTCAAAGTTCAAGGTTCAAGGTTCAACGTTCAACGTTCAATGTGGGGTCTTGTCAATTCTCAGATATGACTGTCTTTAGCTTTCATCCTGTAAAACATATTACTACCGGTGAAGGTGGAGCAGTTTTGACAAATAAGCAAGAATATTATGAAAAGCTGCTGATGTTTAGAAATCATGGAATTACAAAAGATAGTTCAAAGTTCAACGTTCAAAGTTCAACGTTTGTGGGTGAGTGGTATTATGAAATGCAACTTTTGGGGTATAATTATCGAATGACCGATATTCAGGCGGCTTTGGGGGTAAGTCAGCTGAAAAAACTTGATAGTTTTGTTGAAAAGAGAAGAGGTATTGTGCAAAAGTATAATGAAATTTTTGTTAACAATCCATATTTTGAATTGCCTGTTGAAAAGGAGTATGCGCATAATAGTTATCACTTATATCCTATAAAGCTTAAAGACAGCTTGAAACAAAAAAAACGTGAACTATTTAATAAATTAAGAGAATGTGGTGTTGGTGTCCAGGTGCATTATATCCCTGTATATTTTCACCCGTTTTATCAAGATCTCGGTTACGAAAATGGATTATGTCCAAAGGCCGAAGAATTTTATAGAAGTGAGATAAGTTTGCCGATTTTCCCCGGGATGACTAATGAGGAACTTGATTTTGTAGTGAATAAAGTGCAAGAGGTGTTTGAATCTTTATGA